In a genomic window of Corynebacterium choanae:
- a CDS encoding acyltransferase family protein, whose amino-acid sequence MSHPPAVLRRPTLPSLTGARWWAAAAVFLLHALVFLAVYPFQTSDLFARIHQFVPMQLGSAGVTFFFILSGFLIYWSNSELSSLSEAGYYWRRRLTKIMPMHLITAVLFVLAAGTVAGVVAAQTAGNPVHWWSFALPFTFDNVRVWLPNVLLIHTWNPQWALLAGLNVPAWSLASEMLFYLTFPLFLPLVRRLRGNGSWCGLAGAFALSAAIITAIHLFATGSKQTENFFVPRLWPLETSPVADVHAHPLWFLQESVAVDHTYWLSYYFPPTRLVEFYLGVFAAKLVWEGKFTNTRLGWPLALLVASFAVTFVVPVAFKMSLVMSLPMTAVVATLAVRDMHGLSGRISGDRMVLLGNISFAFYMVQFPVMVAVQRFAISGRTGGFATWLLMAVLAFVISVILAWVLFTFVDDPLMRATAKGGHNRNPHAPPSEHPLRRDIRILCGKGRRSAFEPSHLD is encoded by the coding sequence ATGTCTCACCCACCAGCGGTATTGCGCCGCCCCACTTTGCCGTCACTGACCGGGGCACGTTGGTGGGCGGCAGCGGCCGTGTTTCTGTTGCACGCTTTGGTGTTTCTTGCGGTCTATCCGTTTCAAACTTCCGACCTGTTTGCGCGGATTCATCAGTTTGTTCCCATGCAGCTTGGCAGCGCCGGGGTGACGTTTTTCTTTATCCTTTCCGGGTTTTTGATCTACTGGTCAAACAGTGAACTGTCTTCACTTAGCGAAGCAGGCTACTACTGGCGGCGACGGTTGACGAAGATCATGCCCATGCACCTGATCACGGCGGTGTTATTCGTTCTTGCTGCTGGCACTGTCGCCGGGGTGGTGGCGGCACAAACTGCCGGGAACCCGGTGCACTGGTGGTCATTCGCACTACCGTTCACCTTCGATAATGTTCGCGTGTGGTTGCCTAATGTGCTCCTGATTCACACCTGGAATCCACAGTGGGCGCTGCTGGCAGGCCTCAACGTACCCGCCTGGTCGCTGGCTAGTGAGATGTTGTTTTATCTCACCTTTCCACTCTTTCTTCCATTGGTGCGGCGTCTGCGCGGCAATGGTAGCTGGTGTGGTTTAGCAGGGGCGTTTGCGCTGTCGGCCGCGATTATTACTGCGATCCATCTGTTTGCCACCGGCTCGAAGCAGACGGAAAACTTCTTTGTTCCTCGGCTGTGGCCGCTTGAAACTTCCCCAGTAGCTGATGTGCACGCCCATCCGCTGTGGTTCCTCCAAGAATCTGTAGCAGTCGATCACACCTATTGGTTGAGCTACTATTTCCCGCCCACTCGGCTCGTCGAGTTCTATCTTGGGGTGTTTGCCGCCAAACTCGTGTGGGAAGGAAAATTCACCAACACTCGTCTGGGCTGGCCACTTGCGCTGCTCGTAGCAAGTTTTGCGGTGACATTCGTGGTGCCGGTGGCGTTTAAAATGTCGCTGGTGATGTCGCTGCCGATGACTGCGGTAGTTGCCACGTTGGCAGTGCGCGATATGCACGGGCTCTCCGGGCGCATCAGTGGTGACCGAATGGTGCTGTTGGGCAATATTTCCTTCGCGTTTTACATGGTGCAGTTCCCGGTTATGGTGGCGGTGCAGCGCTTTGCGATTAGTGGCCGCACAGGCGGGTTTGCCACCTGGTTACTCATGGCCGTACTGGCGTTTGTGATCTCTGTGATCTTGGCCTGGGTGCTGTTTACCTTTGTGGATGATCCCTTGATGCGGGCAACGGCGAAAGGTGGACACAACCGCAATCCGCATGCCCCGCCCAGTGAACATCCGCTGCGACGTGACATTCGCATCCTGTGCGGGAAAGGTCGACGTTCCGCGTTTGAGCCGTCACACCTGGATTAG
- a CDS encoding SGNH/GDSL hydrolase family protein codes for MIQRLSRMLVAATAAVTLASLPSPAHADMLLTPQGFSSTGSAEQLLSGGLGLAEFNKSVSSSWHLLDRPAPTGGHKVLVFGDSMTGGTGFPVYTDSRGCMHSRTSWPAKLDAQLGGDAVVDASCWGSGINSGLGIPFADQVRYAEQLGSLGPNTTDIVIQLGFNDAWSGGQSTLLHTAATCITSPALCGEAGVAQGRVINPADITAERMTAGLKPVVDYLRYYAPQATIHLMGYPAMVTPNDDVLCVSIFGAPTKVIGAPVFGQAFRNLQTAAERSAATLNLDFIDLQAATVGHESCSAEPWIYGAADPKAGIGGAVQHPNEQGNAVAADLVRSRLQ; via the coding sequence GTGATCCAGCGTCTCTCCCGCATGCTCGTCGCCGCCACTGCAGCAGTCACACTGGCAAGCCTTCCCAGTCCTGCACACGCCGACATGCTGCTGACTCCACAAGGATTTTCTTCCACCGGCTCTGCGGAACAACTCCTCAGCGGTGGTCTTGGACTTGCCGAATTCAACAAGTCTGTCAGTTCCTCCTGGCATCTTCTTGATCGCCCAGCACCCACTGGCGGACACAAAGTATTGGTCTTTGGTGATTCAATGACCGGCGGAACCGGATTTCCGGTCTATACCGATTCCCGGGGCTGTATGCATTCGCGCACCTCGTGGCCAGCAAAGCTGGACGCCCAACTCGGCGGGGATGCTGTCGTCGATGCTTCCTGCTGGGGTTCAGGGATCAACTCCGGGCTGGGGATCCCTTTTGCTGACCAGGTGCGCTACGCCGAACAGCTTGGTTCTTTAGGACCAAACACCACCGATATCGTGATCCAACTCGGCTTTAATGATGCCTGGTCAGGTGGACAATCAACGTTACTCCACACTGCTGCGACCTGTATCACCTCCCCTGCGTTGTGCGGGGAAGCTGGTGTGGCGCAAGGCCGCGTCATCAACCCGGCCGATATTACTGCTGAACGGATGACTGCCGGGTTGAAACCTGTGGTGGACTATCTGCGCTACTATGCCCCGCAGGCAACGATTCACCTCATGGGATATCCCGCAATGGTAACCCCGAACGATGATGTGTTATGCGTATCAATCTTTGGCGCCCCCACCAAGGTCATTGGTGCACCGGTGTTTGGTCAGGCCTTCCGGAATCTGCAGACAGCGGCTGAGCGCAGCGCCGCAACACTGAACCTGGACTTTATCGATCTGCAGGCTGCAACTGTCGGTCATGAAAGCTGCTCTGCGGAACCTTGGATCTATGGCGCAGCAGACCCCAAGGCGGGCATCGGTGGGGCAGTGCAACATCCAAACGAACAGGGCAATGCGGTTGCTGCCGATCTTGTGCGCAGCCGACTGCAGTAA
- a CDS encoding HD domain-containing protein — MIDHLSQRAAQIRQATHEQAQALLHSLPIPVGSALVATGSYARREMTAYSDLDIFLLQPSEGTSAPPVTDHRHPAWQPHHPTANNRPPSTVQPPEALAADTIGYALWDSQFRVDFVTRTQAQCISLVASDIPAALALLDMEYIAGDRDLFDTTRRQVLRCFRQLVAKNFPAILECANARWTRSGSVVSMTRPDVKNGRGGLRDDELGTALRFSQLADYPTSPAHREALIHARQLLVDVRCLLHDSLRRHRDIVEPAVAVDIARELHLADRYTLATVIGKASHHIDRELQRTIAQVRSVLPRDSHTRNTRKPLDTAVVDAGGYVSVTTIPHPADPAAPGFALRVAAAASRAGLPVARPVWDTLAHLPTPAAEAVWRQDMREDFLTILAHPESVITTVTALDEAGLWQRYLPEWGNVRALLPREPSHVHTVDLHLLHTVQQCGQVSFHSPRPDLLLLAGLLHDIGKGTNRPHAQVGAEIAAKTGHWIGLNQADTSILQTLVAEHTLLFRLATKYAPDSPTAIDTLLDACHYHPLTLELLGRLTKADAIATGPNQWNKRIAMTVETLLAGARRELTPPVPQRPFFTVPPTQLVQCVYQAGEPVVFIKTAAKSEVVRMLALIRSQGLLITDYVMATRRSTPQAGGGDNTAGAASLEKPVRTQVLAGDAQPCIDARIRLRNTLGSALDVQRLTQLLRHAAKPKLPPVPPAPVMVHWYNPTLAELRTVDRPGVTAALLELVEDFHWSAAATPGSTIIARVQLPVGTNSHQFESAVVKALSGSQF; from the coding sequence ATGATCGATCACCTATCGCAGCGGGCTGCTCAAATCCGCCAAGCCACCCACGAACAGGCACAAGCACTGCTGCATTCGCTACCAATTCCGGTCGGCAGCGCATTGGTGGCAACCGGCTCCTATGCCCGCAGGGAAATGACTGCCTACTCCGATCTTGATATTTTCCTGCTCCAACCCAGCGAAGGCACCTCGGCCCCACCCGTCACCGACCACCGCCATCCAGCTTGGCAACCCCACCACCCCACAGCCAACAACCGGCCACCGAGCACTGTACAGCCGCCAGAGGCTCTTGCTGCCGATACGATTGGTTACGCACTGTGGGACAGCCAATTCCGGGTAGACTTCGTCACCCGCACCCAAGCCCAATGCATATCGCTTGTGGCTAGTGATATTCCCGCCGCCCTCGCCCTGCTTGACATGGAATATATTGCCGGCGACCGCGACCTATTCGACACCACCCGCCGGCAAGTGCTGCGGTGCTTTCGCCAGCTTGTCGCAAAGAACTTTCCAGCAATTTTAGAATGCGCCAACGCCCGCTGGACACGCAGCGGCTCGGTGGTGTCCATGACCCGCCCAGATGTGAAAAATGGTCGCGGCGGTCTCCGCGATGACGAACTTGGCACAGCCCTCCGCTTTAGCCAACTCGCCGACTATCCCACTAGCCCAGCCCACCGGGAAGCACTCATCCACGCCCGTCAACTCCTTGTCGATGTGCGATGTCTCCTCCACGATTCACTGCGCCGCCACCGCGACATAGTAGAACCGGCAGTAGCCGTCGACATTGCCCGCGAACTCCACCTCGCCGACCGCTACACTCTGGCCACAGTCATCGGCAAAGCCAGCCACCACATCGATCGCGAACTTCAGCGCACCATCGCCCAAGTCCGCAGTGTGCTCCCCAGAGATTCACACACCCGCAACACACGAAAACCACTCGACACAGCAGTCGTAGACGCCGGTGGATATGTTTCCGTCACCACCATTCCACACCCCGCTGATCCGGCTGCACCAGGCTTTGCGCTGCGGGTAGCAGCTGCGGCAAGTCGCGCCGGACTCCCCGTAGCACGGCCAGTGTGGGACACCCTTGCCCACCTACCAACACCAGCAGCAGAAGCTGTGTGGCGACAAGACATGCGCGAAGATTTCCTCACCATTTTGGCGCACCCCGAATCAGTGATCACAACGGTGACAGCCCTTGACGAAGCCGGACTCTGGCAACGATACCTTCCAGAATGGGGCAACGTCCGGGCACTGCTGCCGCGAGAACCCAGTCATGTGCACACCGTCGACCTGCACCTGCTACACACTGTCCAACAATGCGGCCAAGTATCCTTCCATTCACCCCGCCCCGATCTGCTGCTACTCGCAGGCCTCCTGCACGACATTGGGAAAGGAACCAATCGACCACACGCCCAAGTAGGAGCAGAAATAGCTGCGAAAACCGGCCACTGGATCGGACTGAACCAGGCAGACACCTCGATTCTGCAAACCCTGGTTGCCGAACACACCCTGCTGTTTCGACTCGCCACCAAATATGCCCCCGATTCCCCCACAGCGATCGACACCCTTCTTGACGCCTGCCACTACCATCCGCTCACCTTAGAACTCTTGGGTCGACTCACGAAAGCGGACGCTATCGCAACCGGCCCGAACCAGTGGAACAAGCGCATAGCCATGACCGTGGAGACGCTGCTAGCAGGGGCGCGCCGGGAGTTGACTCCGCCGGTGCCCCAGCGACCATTTTTTACGGTGCCACCAACACAGTTGGTGCAATGTGTCTATCAAGCCGGCGAACCGGTGGTCTTTATCAAGACTGCTGCGAAATCGGAGGTGGTTCGTATGCTGGCGTTGATCCGCTCGCAAGGGCTACTTATCACCGACTATGTGATGGCGACCCGACGGTCGACGCCGCAGGCTGGCGGCGGTGACAACACAGCAGGCGCAGCAAGCCTTGAAAAGCCTGTAAGGACACAAGTGCTGGCAGGTGATGCGCAGCCGTGTATAGATGCCCGGATTCGGTTACGAAACACCCTCGGGTCAGCCCTTGATGTGCAACGGTTAACCCAGTTGTTGCGACATGCCGCAAAGCCGAAGCTGCCGCCAGTGCCACCAGCACCGGTGATGGTGCACTGGTATAACCCAACCCTTGCAGAGTTGCGCACTGTTGACCGTCCAGGGGTTACTGCTGCACTGCTTGAGCTCGTTGAAGATTTTCATTGGTCGGCGGCAGCAACTCCCGGTTCGACGATTATTGCCCGAGTACAGCTGCCGGTGGGAACCAATTCCCACCAATTCGAGTCGGCGGTGGTAAAAGCGTTAAGCGGCAGTCAATTTTAG
- a CDS encoding P-II family nitrogen regulator yields MKLITAVIKPFTLQDVKDALSQLAVQGMTVTETQGFGQQRGHSEVYQGAEYAVGFVPKIKVEILVTDDALEDVLEAVVQAARTGKIGDGKIWVTPVEEVIRVRTGQRGEEAL; encoded by the coding sequence GTGAAACTGATTACGGCAGTCATTAAACCGTTCACCTTGCAAGACGTGAAAGATGCTCTCTCCCAGCTGGCAGTGCAGGGCATGACCGTCACCGAAACGCAGGGTTTTGGCCAGCAGCGTGGCCACTCTGAGGTGTATCAGGGGGCGGAATATGCTGTCGGGTTCGTGCCGAAAATCAAGGTAGAAATTCTGGTTACTGACGACGCCCTCGAGGATGTGCTAGAAGCGGTGGTGCAGGCTGCACGCACCGGCAAAATTGGGGACGGAAAAATTTGGGTCACCCCGGTCGAGGAAGTGATTCGTGTCCGAACCGGGCAGCGCGGAGAGGAAGCACTCTAG
- the ftsY gene encoding signal recognition particle-docking protein FtsY has product MDTAQLRDYWQTFLANPTYQIVAVAALVIVLAIVLLVVGLRRRKSKVVSFHPQEVTEQSRKPLTQAEKSGNYQAQGGFSFAPANAPEKQPVTKPVQPAAQDATALATEQLQQQVADSAVVTPAEQAEMAAQQEQAKAAQLQQQAAEEARRAAAEQRQKQQLAAQAAERAAKARQQQAAAAELKAAQQAAQQQQDTPAKATSPVAPAETPVAPQPTHAPKPNNAPADSTPRSVSQVTSTPAVAATPPAAPATVPAQPTTPAAAQVDNPTGNSAAAHPQSASVESAEKQNQPETHTKAVTPKAASSQQPDATASHPESSAAQQEADKAASIGKQTPANPAVHPRSSATPQQAPARTPVTPPAAASTTSAADTAATAHQRDTEEATSAAVAAAQAAEQASRAKTTTPVPETQPGADTTVGQTPAAPTAPSNAETRAQQAAIDEIAPAAGRLGRLRGRLSRSQNVIGQGVLGILTAGDLDEDAWEEIEDTLLMADLGTNSTMRVVEELRELIAERGVSSEAEARAMLREVLIQACHPEFDRSIKAMPNNGKPAVILMVGVNGTGKTTTAGKLARVLVSMGHKVLLGAADTFRAAAADQLETWGRRVGANTVRGAEGADPASVAFDAVARGVTDQVDVVLIDTAGRLHSSQGLMDQLGKVKRVVEKKSQVDEVLLVLDATVGQNGLMQARVFRDVVDITGVVLTKLDGTAKGGIVFQVQEELGVPVKLVGLGEGADHLAPFEAESFVDALLG; this is encoded by the coding sequence ATGGATACTGCACAGCTTCGTGACTATTGGCAAACCTTCCTTGCTAATCCGACCTATCAGATAGTGGCGGTCGCAGCATTAGTTATTGTGCTTGCGATTGTGTTGTTGGTGGTGGGATTGCGCCGCAGGAAATCAAAGGTGGTTTCCTTCCACCCGCAGGAAGTCACTGAACAGAGCCGTAAACCGCTCACCCAAGCGGAGAAATCTGGTAACTATCAGGCGCAAGGCGGTTTCTCGTTTGCGCCAGCGAATGCCCCGGAAAAGCAGCCGGTGACCAAACCTGTACAACCAGCGGCGCAGGATGCGACTGCTTTAGCCACCGAACAGTTGCAGCAACAAGTCGCTGATAGTGCAGTGGTAACCCCAGCGGAACAAGCCGAGATGGCTGCACAGCAGGAGCAGGCAAAAGCGGCACAATTGCAGCAACAAGCCGCTGAGGAAGCTCGTCGGGCGGCCGCCGAACAGCGGCAAAAGCAACAGCTTGCCGCGCAAGCCGCTGAACGTGCAGCTAAAGCCCGGCAACAGCAAGCGGCCGCAGCAGAACTTAAAGCAGCGCAACAGGCCGCGCAACAGCAGCAAGATACACCTGCAAAGGCCACCTCGCCGGTGGCTCCTGCCGAAACACCTGTTGCACCACAGCCAACCCATGCGCCAAAGCCAAATAATGCGCCAGCTGATTCGACACCTCGTAGCGTCTCGCAAGTAACTTCCACCCCGGCAGTGGCAGCCACCCCGCCTGCCGCCCCTGCTACGGTGCCGGCACAGCCAACAACACCAGCAGCCGCACAGGTTGATAATCCAACTGGCAACTCTGCTGCAGCTCACCCACAGTCCGCATCTGTGGAGTCGGCCGAAAAACAAAACCAACCCGAAACTCACACCAAAGCTGTGACACCGAAGGCGGCGTCATCGCAGCAGCCAGACGCTACAGCTTCCCACCCGGAATCGTCCGCTGCCCAGCAGGAAGCAGACAAAGCCGCAAGCATTGGCAAGCAAACCCCAGCCAACCCGGCAGTACATCCGCGCAGCTCGGCTACACCTCAGCAAGCCCCCGCGCGCACGCCGGTCACACCACCAGCCGCAGCATCCACCACCTCGGCAGCTGATACTGCAGCTACGGCACACCAACGCGACACCGAAGAAGCCACCAGTGCAGCAGTTGCCGCCGCACAGGCCGCCGAACAGGCGAGCCGGGCAAAAACCACAACTCCAGTGCCTGAAACCCAGCCGGGTGCTGATACCACAGTAGGCCAAACACCGGCTGCGCCGACCGCACCAAGCAACGCTGAAACGCGTGCCCAGCAGGCTGCAATCGACGAGATCGCCCCGGCAGCTGGTCGACTTGGTCGCCTGCGCGGACGTCTGTCCCGTTCCCAAAACGTCATCGGCCAAGGAGTGCTCGGCATTCTTACTGCCGGTGATCTTGACGAAGACGCATGGGAAGAAATTGAAGATACCCTGCTGATGGCCGATTTGGGCACCAATTCAACAATGCGCGTAGTGGAAGAGTTACGCGAACTCATCGCTGAGCGCGGCGTGTCTAGCGAAGCAGAAGCCCGCGCCATGCTGCGGGAAGTACTCATTCAAGCGTGCCATCCCGAATTCGATCGATCGATCAAAGCAATGCCGAACAACGGCAAACCTGCAGTGATTTTGATGGTGGGGGTCAATGGCACCGGGAAAACCACCACCGCCGGGAAGCTCGCGCGTGTACTCGTGTCTATGGGGCATAAAGTCTTGCTTGGTGCTGCCGACACCTTCCGTGCTGCCGCCGCCGACCAGCTAGAAACCTGGGGTCGCCGAGTTGGCGCCAACACTGTGCGTGGCGCGGAAGGCGCCGATCCTGCATCGGTGGCGTTTGACGCGGTCGCCCGGGGCGTGACTGATCAAGTCGACGTGGTGCTCATTGACACTGCCGGTCGGTTGCATTCTTCCCAAGGCCTGATGGATCAATTAGGCAAAGTCAAGCGGGTTGTGGAAAAGAAATCCCAAGTCGACGAAGTGCTGCTGGTACTCGATGCGACCGTTGGTCAAAACGGTCTCATGCAGGCACGCGTATTCCGCGATGTTGTCGATATCACCGGCGTGGTGTTAACCAAGCTTGATGGCACTGCCAAGGGCGGCATTGTCTTCCAAGTACAGGAAGAACTTGGGGTTCCTGTGAAACTCGTTGGTCTTGGTGAAGGTGCTGACCATCTGGCACCATTTGAAGCTGAAAGCTTCGTCGACGCACTGCTCGGATAG
- a CDS encoding acylphosphatase — MNDRSTTTPAADARGTFWVHGRVQGVGFRWWTRGQALELQLSGSATNYPDGRVLVVAEGARAQVETLLERLQETPSNHGRPGRVDTVVGNVGTPRGVEGFSCR; from the coding sequence GTGAACGACCGATCAACCACTACTCCTGCAGCTGACGCACGCGGCACCTTTTGGGTGCATGGCCGGGTGCAAGGTGTCGGCTTCCGCTGGTGGACGAGGGGACAGGCGTTGGAACTTCAGCTCAGCGGATCGGCGACGAATTATCCCGACGGGCGGGTTCTCGTGGTAGCCGAAGGTGCCCGTGCACAGGTGGAAACCCTGTTAGAGCGGCTGCAGGAAACCCCGAGTAACCATGGTCGACCCGGGCGAGTCGATACGGTAGTGGGAAATGTGGGCACGCCGCGCGGTGTGGAAGGGTTCTCCTGTCGCTAG